The Deinococcus sedimenti genome segment ACCCCCGGCTACGCCCTGTACTGGGAACAGGCCGCCGATCACTGGAGCCTGAAGTCCCAGGTGGGTGACATCGGAAATCCCGACCTTCAGCGGCTGGTCGACGAGCACGGCCTGCCCCTGGACGCCCCGGCACTGCAGTCCACCTGGCAGACCGGACGGCCCAAGTACCAGGATAACTACGCGCAGGGGGCGGACACGCCCGCCGACATGATCCGGCACGTGCATGCCGCCACGGCCTTCCGGGTGTCCGTGTACGGGCAACCGGTGGGCATGCTGGCCATCGGGCTGTTCGATCAGCGCGTCTGGACGCCCGTGGACCGCGCGGTCCTGGAAACGGCGATCTACAGCCTGGGCCTGGTGCTGGAACGGGCGCAGGGCGTCGAAGAGCTTGCCCGGTCGAACAGCGAACTGCGGCTCGCGAATCAGGAACTGGAAGCCTTCGCGTACAGCGCGTCGCATGATCTGCGGACGCCCGTCCGGCACGTCAAGGGCTTCACGGACCTGGCGGTGAAGGCCCTGAAGCAGCAGCAACTGGACAAGGTCACCCGACACCTGGAGATCGTCTCCCAGGCCGCCGAGCGGATGACGACCATGATCGACGCCATGCTGGTTCTGTCCCGGATGGGACGCGCCACGCTGGAGGTCCGGCCACTCCAGCTGCTGAGCGTGGTCGAGCAGGCCCAGCAGGACGCCCAGCTCGAATTCCCGGAGGCGGACCCCACCTGGGACGTCGGCGTCCTGCCAACCGTCCCGGCCGACCCGGGGACGCTGCAACAGGTCATGACCAACCTGCTGAGCAACGCCCTGAAGTTCGCCGACCCGGGCCGTCCCCTGACGGTGCGGATCTGGGCGGAGGAACGGGAGCGGGATTGGGCGGTCTTCGTGCAGGACACCGGCGTAGGCTTCGATCAGGCGTATGCCGGAAAGCTCTTCGGGGCGTTTCAGCGGCTGCACACGCAGCACGAGTTCGCGGGCACGGGCGTGGGGGTGGCCACGGTGAAACGGATCGTGGCGCGCCACGGCGGGCAGGTCAGCGCAGACGGTCAGGAGGGACAGGGCGCCACGTTCGGGTTCACCCTGCCAAAGACGCCGCTGCGCCGCGCCGAGTAAGCCCGGGGCGCCGCCTGCCCCCGGTCGTCACCGGCGGGGGCAGGTGAGTTCACTCAGGCCCAGGGGTTCAGGACGACCTTGATGCAGCCGCCCTGCTTGTCCCGGAAGGTCTTGTACAGCTCCGGGGCGTCGTCCAGCGAGGCGCGGTGCGTGATCACGAAGCTCGGGTCGATCTCGCCCGCCTCGATGCGCGACAGCAGCGGCGCGATGTGCCGGTGCGTGTGCGTCTGCCCCATCCTGAAGGTCAGGCCCTTGGCGAAGGCCGCGCCCATCGGAACCTTGTCGATCAGGCCGCCGTATACGCCGGGCAGGCTGACCGTGCCGCCTTTGGCGCAGCTGAGCAGCGCCCAGCGCAGGGCCGTGATGCGGTCGAAACTGAGTTTCAGGCGCTGCTTGGCGGTGTCGACTAGCGCGCCGGGGCCGTGCCCGTGCGCTTCCATGCCCACCGCGTCGATCACGTGGTCCGGCCCGCGCCCGCCGGTCGCCTCGCGCAGCGCGATCAGGACGTCCTCCTGCTCGTAGTTGATGACCTGACATCCGGCCGACTCGGCCATCGCCAGCCGCTCGGGCACCCGGTCGATCACGATCACGTGCGCCGCCCCGAGCATCTGGGCGCTGCGGGCCGCGAACTGCCCGACCGGGCCCGCCCCGAACACCGCCACCACGTCCCGGCCCGGCACGATGCCGCAGTTCTCGGCGGCCTGATACCCGGTGGGGAAGATGTCGGTCAGGAACAGCACCTGCTCGTCACGCAGATCCGACTCGATCTTGTGCGGGCCCACGTCCGCGAACGGCACCCGCACGTACTGCGCCTGCCCGCCCGCGTACCCGCCGTACATGTGCGAGTACCCGAACAGCCCGCCGCCGCTCACGCCGCCGTACAGCGCCTCGGCCATGCGGTGGTTCGGGTTGGAGTTGTCGCACGCGCTGAACAGGCCCCGGCGGCACGGATCGCACACGCCGCAGGAGATGTTGAACGGCACGACCACCCGGTCACCCACCTTCAGGCGCCGTACGTCCCGGCCGACCTCCACGACCT includes the following:
- a CDS encoding zinc-dependent alcohol dehydrogenase — translated: MKAIVWQGTNKVGVETVPDPTLLLPTDAIVKITSTAICGSDLHLLDGVIPSMEKGDILGHEFMGEVVEVGRDVRRLKVGDRVVVPFNISCGVCDPCRRGLFSACDNSNPNHRMAEALYGGVSGGGLFGYSHMYGGYAGGQAQYVRVPFADVGPHKIESDLRDEQVLFLTDIFPTGYQAAENCGIVPGRDVVAVFGAGPVGQFAARSAQMLGAAHVIVIDRVPERLAMAESAGCQVINYEQEDVLIALREATGGRGPDHVIDAVGMEAHGHGPGALVDTAKQRLKLSFDRITALRWALLSCAKGGTVSLPGVYGGLIDKVPMGAAFAKGLTFRMGQTHTHRHIAPLLSRIEAGEIDPSFVITHRASLDDAPELYKTFRDKQGGCIKVVLNPWA